A region of Actinomycetota bacterium DNA encodes the following proteins:
- a CDS encoding BBE domain-containing protein → MEVSAETEPDLFWGLRGGGGNFGIATAFEYRLHPVGPLLLCGPIFWPLADAPEVLRFVRDFAPQAPDELGLVLFARLAPPGPLVPPEHYGRPVLGVVPAWVGDPAEGRRVLAPLRRVGRPVADNLRPLPYLFLQSMVDAGNQHGLHWYWRSQRVPELGDDVVDVLGGLTESITSPLSYIAGFAMGGTAGRVDPDATAVGERGNGVELSIVAGWPPPDPDGDRHVAWVRRGWTGLRPHSAGVYAHFLSDEGASGVEDAYGERLKRLTALKDRWDPTNLFRMNANIPPSPPGRR, encoded by the coding sequence ATGGAAGTCAGCGCCGAGACGGAGCCGGACCTTTTCTGGGGCCTCCGCGGGGGCGGCGGCAACTTCGGGATCGCCACCGCCTTCGAGTACCGGCTGCACCCGGTGGGCCCGCTGCTGCTCTGCGGCCCGATCTTCTGGCCGCTGGCCGACGCCCCCGAGGTGCTCCGCTTCGTCCGCGACTTCGCCCCCCAGGCACCCGACGAGCTGGGCCTGGTCCTGTTCGCGCGCCTGGCCCCGCCGGGCCCGCTGGTGCCCCCGGAGCATTACGGTCGGCCGGTCCTCGGCGTGGTGCCCGCCTGGGTCGGTGACCCGGCCGAGGGGCGGCGGGTGCTGGCGCCGCTGCGCCGGGTCGGCCGGCCCGTGGCCGACAACCTGCGGCCCCTGCCGTACCTGTTCCTGCAGTCGATGGTGGACGCCGGCAACCAGCACGGCCTGCACTGGTACTGGCGGTCGCAGCGGGTTCCCGAGCTGGGCGACGACGTCGTCGACGTGCTCGGCGGGCTCACCGAGTCCATCACCTCGCCGCTGTCGTACATCGCCGGGTTCGCCATGGGCGGCACCGCCGGCCGGGTCGACCCCGACGCCACCGCCGTCGGCGAGCGCGGCAACGGGGTCGAGCTCAGCATCGTCGCCGGCTGGCCGCCGCCCGACCCGGACGGGGACCGCCACGTCGCCTGGGTCCGCCGCGGCTGGACCGGCCTGCGCCCCCACAGCGCCGGGGTCTACGCCCACTTCCTCTCCGACGAGGGCGCGAGCGGGGTCGAGGACGCCTACGGCGAGCGCCTCAAGCGCCTCACCGCCCTCAAGGACCGCTGGGACCCCACCAACCTGTTCCGCATGAACGCCAACATCCCACCGAGCCCGCCCGGCCGCCGTTGA